One genomic region from candidate division WOR-3 bacterium encodes:
- a CDS encoding L,D-transpeptidase, translating into MALTVLFLLFKVVNAEVDVPRGVRDRMRTIVNSVMTHCERGELSWDGYIFYIDPSEYIPADSTYPRLGTSRGDDEGISVQRLVWGIDYEIKGEEVHYAVESFFPVRTGRLGFGFEKRSGRTPTGFYVLGDYYLAEQKYTNLSINYPGEITTGRILLLNVMKNGHSIYTETRGQNNPLLRGILIHGFGLSEQQERNEDEGSKGCVHVTAEGIISIINILKTNRGRTYIFISGADTNFSDLPQYEKSILEQ; encoded by the coding sequence ATGGCGCTGACCGTACTTTTTTTGCTTTTTAAAGTTGTCAACGCCGAGGTCGATGTTCCGCGCGGCGTCAGAGATAGGATGCGAACCATTGTGAACTCCGTCATGACTCACTGCGAGAGGGGAGAGCTTTCTTGGGACGGTTACATTTTTTATATCGATCCTTCGGAATACATACCTGCTGATTCAACGTATCCAAGACTTGGAACGTCGAGAGGAGACGACGAAGGTATTTCGGTTCAAAGGTTGGTCTGGGGAATTGATTACGAGATAAAAGGCGAAGAAGTCCACTACGCGGTGGAGAGTTTTTTCCCTGTTCGGACAGGAAGGCTGGGATTTGGCTTCGAAAAACGGTCGGGGAGAACTCCTACTGGATTTTATGTTCTCGGCGATTATTATTTAGCTGAACAAAAATACACAAACCTCAGTATTAATTACCCCGGTGAAATAACAACCGGCAGAATATTGCTTTTGAATGTGATGAAAAATGGACACTCGATATACACAGAGACAAGAGGCCAAAACAATCCGCTCCTCAGAGGAATATTGATTCACGGTTTCGGACTGTCCGAACAGCAAGAACGAAATGAAGACGAAGGATCCAAAGGATGCGTCCACGTGACCGCGGAGGGAATAATCAGCATAATAAATATTTTGAAAACAAACAGAGGCAGAACCTACATCTTCATATCGGGGGCTGACACGAATTTTTCGGATTTACCCCAATATGAAAAGAGTATTTTGGAGCAGTAA